The DNA region ttaatgtgcgggtacagtgtatatgtgaggtgacgagtacttatacattgtggttgagtcaaagcatgcaggGGGAATTTGTTCATTGTGAataatttcttatttaattaagatattcctgcttaagtttattatttattatttgatcattattcatgaatattttattgatttaattattgttaaatattgtggaagagtgtaaaagcacgaagggtgatgccgtgccatttatattatttatattatccttGTCATGGTAAGAAAGtgtgtaaaagcacaaagggtgatgccgttccattttcaaagagtataaaagcacgaagggtgatgtcgtgccagaagagagttaaagcacgaagggtgatattgtGCCAATCTTATTATTTAATTATCAATTCATGGCAAGAAAGAGagctaaagcacgaagggtgatgtcattccaatcttattatttatttataaattcatgggaagaatgagagaaaaagcacgaagggtggtgccgtgccattttcatattatcaactgctcattttattgttgatgaattaattggctgctacgTGACACCTCTCCTGCTAAAATTATTATACAATTCCCctttcgcatgttccctcccaaatttataaattgttatttgttgtgttattgttgcttcatatctgtatatacttgtacatgttGCTTATGTAtatgtcttgtcatagcctcgtcactatttcgtcgaggttaggctcgacacttatggagtatggggtcggttgtactcatactacactctgcagttcttgtacagattttgtagttggtcccagcagcataccatagacttgctaggattcagctacccagaggagacttgaggtataactgcacagcgtccgcagttctgaagtcctcttctatcttatcttagctttgtattatctttcaaactacttgaattttattcagacctttatttgtattattctagtagctcgtgcacttgtgacaccagattcagaAATGTATTTGGATGATTCGATtgttatggtcttccgcactttattttaataattgacttccgtttaatttgatttgttttaaaaaaaatggttaatattattttaacgttgacttgcctagcaagtaaaatattaggcgccatcacggtcctgaagtTGGgtatttcggatcgtgacagtggttggttatattgagactagaaataaaggaaaaatttaatatcttctattactacaacttgtagcggggtaatatgtatgtgaaaaggtACCCGCTTTATTATacagtttgtactacacaaataaaagtaTGCAATAACaaagtagaagtttattgatataaaaatctATATcgtaataaacttggagtttattgatatttgcacacgtcatggtgtaaacctgaagtttatcaatattgataatttatctaGTTGGCACAACTAGTTTagccatatcaatttaagtatgatgtgcaaaaataaaagagaattcccatgggtaaatattaaagaactagaaaagttttttatgaattttcttatgttgcttgttctcatcaATTAATAGActaactaaaattgggattgaatcccatgaataccgaaaatatcaaaggtgaaaaTGGGCTCATTCACCttccatgtataccacataagatgcatatATGATATGgctacatgtgcgattattattatcatttgttCATGAGATGGTTACAGTACAACGCATTATTATTAATCATCTATGAGATAATaactcatcagggggagttaatatgcattgtactcttttttccgtACAAGGTTTTGTTCCACTGgatttttcttgcaagtttttaacgaggcaaccaaaaggcgtatttttAAACATGTGTACGCTTTTTCCTTCTCTTGAATTTTTTCctactgggttttattttagttaaggttttaacgaggcacattatctgttgaatagaaatttaagggggagtgttataaatagaattgtatttaaggtgaatgtttatattttagagagattttagggtttgttactttgtggctaagtcacttttttcatataaatagaggggttctattccattgtaattgatcccaaatcaataagagtTCTTTCTCCCTACTTTTTTCTACAATATTCTTCTTATGCTTTTATTATTTCATAACACAGAAAGATTTTTGATAATTTATATAGTTAACCCGAACTAACAATTGGAACACAGAAAGATTGTTTCataacaaatagaatatttttggattaattcttggatgctccaataagttttatagtccacAAATGTTAGTacctcaaataaatcctaaaccaaaatcaaatccatactaatgctaataaaagacattcaatttaATTGTACTATGGAtgaaatagtgttggatatctttttttttagtttttccgtggtttagataaaatgtataacttatttttctttttagtggttagtcatgtaaataatagtacttattagtcataattttaaattatgtttgttttcgtTATGACTTATtagtaatatttattttatgcgattttattatctttattgtcgAATATTTTTGTACAATgtcatgactcatctcatattttatgttattttattgaaaaacaccttatatagttctttcttactaggattaaaaaaatatttggagcataaattttacattttatgctatgaagactttatgaaaaaaaaacccgaaaaaccagAGAAAAAACGAGATAAAAAAATCTGACTTTTATTGATTTGGTttgttatttaaatttaataatccgatacaattggtttggtttccGAACCAACCTGATCAATGTACACCCCTAGTAATAAGTACTTGGTCATGTACTTGGAAACTCTGAGGCTTAGCCGAGAGCAAGAAACCACCATTCCACCACCAAAAATGACACATACAGATAGTAAACCACTGACTTAAGTTCCATGCATATCGACACTCCCAGTATTCCAAATCCACAACACCCTCCCCAATCTTTCTAACAAACTTTACTGCAAAATACCATTTTCACCACATAACACATACCTGCCAAACACATCACTCCCACATAGATTTGTCTGATGAGCTGACAAATGACGTTGAACCAGATACTTTTATCCCACTCTCCACTTCCGACAAAACTCGTCTTTACTCCCCTTGGAAATATTCTGTAATAATTAAAGTTTTTGGACGAAAAGTTGGACACCAAACTTTACGTACAAAGCTTCAACACTTATCGCAACCTACTGAAGATCTTCCCCTTATTGACCTAGGCTCAAACTTCTTTCTTATCAAATTTCAAAAAGAGGAAAACATGACTAAGGCTTTACACGAAGGACCCTGGTTTATCTTTAATCATTTCCTATCTGTCCGCAGATGGGAACCTAAATTCATCGCCTCAGCTACACAACTAACATACTCTGCCATATGGATCCGACTCCCCGAACTACCTACAGAATTTTATGACTTTGACATACTCCAAAGAGTAGGAGCAAAGGTGGGCACACTCCTTACGATAGACACCTGCACCAGTGCCACCACTAGGGGACGATATGCGCGTATATACATTGAAGTGCCACTAGAAAAACCTCTCAAAACTCACGTCTACATTGGCATGCACTGTCAATAAATTCCATATGAAGACCTCAACATGCTGTGCACATTACATGGACGGCTTGGCCATACCACAAATCTATGTACGTATCCCACCCCGCTCAGCACAACTACCCAAACACCCATACTTACACTCATCAACAAACATCACGATGCAAATGCTAGTACGTCTCAACAGCCAACCTTAACAAAAACAACATCAGAAAATGGTGAATGGAAAACAGTCAAATTCCCCCAAAGACGTCTAAGCAAAAGCCATATAAAAAGAGGACAAGTACCATCGCTACAGCACTACAAGGTATACACATCATCAGCGCCTCAGGAGCGCCTACTTTCCACGGCGGCTACCACACCAACGACCACAAGTAAACTCCCTATTGCAACCACCCCAAACCCTACACcaaaaacacaagtaaaagactACACTACCCCTCCAAAAATTTTTAACAATTCTATAATAAACCTACTAAAAGATCCTGAAGACAGTGACATGCTAGATCAAACTTCGCCTCCCGTAAGTCCAACACACTCCCCCACAACATACCGGGTCAGTGAAATCAATTTTTACCAGCCCAGTTCCACAAGCTCAACAAATGGACGCACACAGGGCCCAATCCCAAATTTTGACTAGCCGATCTAAGTCAGCCTCAAAGTCACCTACTCATACATCAATTAACAAGCACGTGGCTGAACAACTTACTCAGCACTCCCCACAAGACAACTCCGTAATTGCACCGTCCAGTCCACCATCCACTACATTGCAAACTATCCACCTTCATGCACTAGAACCAACCACTACTCCTACATTACCTAACAAATCTGGCCCATCTCCATCTACACATTTCAAGAACCCAAATACTCATACCAAGCAAGCCCATGCACACTCACGACCTATACCAATAGACCAGTCACATGTTACTTCCACATTAAATAACCAACCCCAACCCACATCAAATCAATAGCACACTCCAACCTCTCAACTTAAGCACGTCACTGCCCCATCATCATTAATCACCTTGATTAACACTACTACTACAAGCAATGATACTGCAAATCCTAAAGAACATCATGAACAAAACCCCATTAAATTTTCAGTATCGGAGAATAACCTCATTCACAAACACCAACCTACTACAACACCCAATTATCCTCAATACACTCACCATGCAACCTCCGAACCAAACTCCACAACCACCACCCATCTACATCTCCCAATTCCCTTCAATGCAAGCTTACCCACAATTCTGGCACGAAATGAGTCTTCAGGAACATGCACTGACATTTATGATAGAAATAGAGAATCAAGAAGTGATAGTCATGATTCAAAATCCGGCGGACATTGCACAAATAGTTATAGAAGGGATGAGGATGGGAATCGACCTTTACAACCAATATCTGTGGGCAATGCATCAACCATCAACCCTACAAAATCACCACTATATGACACCACTACCACGACTGTACCCACTCATATCCCCACTCCATCAACAGAGCCACTACTCTACAGCACCACAACCATCTAACTTCCCATTCTACCCACCTCAACTACTTGCTCACTCCCTCGTACCATGGATTCAACCACGAGCAGTGATAGATATACCTTCCCCACTCCATGCACAGACTTCCCCATACCAACCAGTTACACCTTTAGCGACTACACTACTATCACCCCCTCACCCTCCTAATGAACTAGAAGAAATAGCACAGCTAGAGGTGGCAGCAACAATGGCAGATATAAGGGAAACACAGCACATCCTATGCATGCTCAATGAGAACAGGTATTACAACCTCAAAGAACAGTACGAAAGAAAAGTAGTAATAATTTGCCCACAAGAGCTAAAAAGTTATTCCCTAAATATAAGGCCAACAACCAACCCAGAGATGGGGAAATATGGGATAATGAAGATTCCATCGATGATCCAACTGACGACACAACAGAGGGAGGGGACACCAAACCCTCCAACGCAGCAAACAAGCAGTAGAAAAATGCAGTTCATCATATGGAATTGCCGGGGAGCTCAATCCTCAGATTTTCGTAGGAACTTTCGTTCACTCATCAACTATCACAACCCAGCAGTAGTAGCACTGCCGGAAACTCACCTCTAGGATCACAACACTTTACGTGATGATTTTGGCTTCAACAGCATGGCACATGCATCTGCAGTAGACCAGTCAGGTGGCATCGCCTTACTATGGCATAGTGAAATTCTCAAGCTGGACCAGGTGGGCGTTATGCACCAGGAAATATATTCCATTGTCCAGGTACCTCCTAACCCTAATACTTGGTTATTCTCCGCTATATATGCAAAAAGTAATGTACATGCACTTAACGTTCTTTGGGAAAATATGCAAGTAATTAACGATACCATACAACTACCTTGATTAGTGGGTGGTGATTTTAACGAAATAGTAAGAGCTTCTGAAAAGTTTGGTGGAAACtctattaataataaaaaatgtgaTAAATTCATACGGTTCCTAAACTATTATCAATTAATTGACCTTAGCTATAGAGGCAATAAATACACTTGGACAAATAAATGCAGGTTTAATCAAAGAATTCTAGAAAGATTAGATAGATGTATAGATAATTACGAATGGCTTAATAAATTCCCATATGCGTACATCCAACATCTACCTAGAACACATTTCGACCATTGCCCGTTACTAATTAACCTTCATAAAATTTTTAAGAGAAACAAAATATTTAGATTTGAAACAATATGGACTTCCCACCCTCAATTCACCTCCCTAATTCGTATAAATTGGACCTAATAGGCATATATTTAATGCCATTACGGACTTCACAGAAGATGTCCAGGAATGGAATAAATCTACGTTTGGAAACAtctttaaggaaaaaaaaagaacctTTTAGCAAGAATAAATGGTTTACAAAAAATCTCCTAAATACCCTACAAGTACCTTCTTATATTATTTGGAAATTGACCTTATCAACAAATACAACGAAATAATTCGGCTCGAAGAGGACTTCTGGAAGTTAAAATCACGCATAAATTGGTTACAAGATGGAGATAAGAACACAAAATTATTTCGCTTATTAACCATCCAACGGAGACGACGTAATCGCATCATTACACTAATATACTCAGGAGGTAATTGGGTTTTTGACCAATCCAAAGTAAACGAAATGGTAGAGTCTTACTATCAAACGCTTTTTACAACAAATCACACTCAATCCTCCAAATCCTACTCAGTAACCACTTACAACCTACTAAATACTAAGGATCATAAATCCATTAATAGATCACTAACTACGAAAGAAATTCAATTCGCTCTCAACTCATTTCAACCGTTCAAGGCCCCAGGACCTGATGGTCTACATCCATatttttatgcaaaatattgGACGTATACTGCCTCTTCACTGATCTCCTTTTGCCATGAAGTTTTCACTTCTAAATACATTTCCCCAATAGTTAATAAAACTTATTTATGTCTCATTCCAAAAGTTTCGCATCCCTCATCAATTACTCAATATCAACCGATTAGCCTTTGTAACACTCTTTATAAACTaattacaaaaattatagtaaacaGATTAAAGCCTCTATTACATAAGCTTATTAGTCTGGAGCaatatgtttttcttcaaaatcgtcGTGCCTCAGGTAATACAATCATAGTACAGGAAATCCTCAACCATTTCAAATATAAAAAGGCAAAGAAGCAAACTTTCTCCAAAAATTAGATCTAGAGAAAGCCTTTGATCAAATGGAATGGGCTTTCATTAAGGAAACCCTACATTTTTTTAACTTTCCAAATCTATGATCACTCTCATTATGTCATGCATCAACATTTCATTCATCTCCATTCTATTAAACGGAAACCCAACTAAGGGACTGCGTCAAGGTGATCCACTTTCCCCATACATAGTTATATTATTCATGGAACGCCTATCATGCCAAATCCATACCGCAGTTGACTCATAAATTCTATTACACCAGTACCAACCCACACCCCAACCCAAATACTCACCCCTTTCACTCTCTGGCATATCTGGAACTGCCGTAACCAGAAACTTTTCCAACATATGAACGTACTACACTCGCTTCAACAATTATTATCTCCTGCCAATGAATATCACTATCTCATCCAACAACAAAATCCGCGTACTCAAATTAGCAATCTCTACCTCAAATGGGAACCACCTCCTGCCGGCACATTTAAATTAAATACAGACGGCTCCTCAAATGCAACATCTCCTGGATATGGGATCGGAGGGGTATTCAGAAACTCCACCGGCAATTGGATACTAGGATTCGCTGGAAGGAGACCCTACTACAATGGAACTTTGCGCCTTACTCCAAGGCTTACACATTGCATGGCGACATAAACTATTACCACTGAAAATCAATGTCGACTCCACTGAGgtaatttttatgttaaaaataataacATGCACCACTCATCACTACTGTCTGAATGCAGATACTTGCTACGGAATTTGGGTAGCCCGCACATCATGCATACATACAGGGAGCAGAACAGCATAGCAGATAGCTTAGCAAAACATGGAGCATCTATGGACTTAGGAGCAACTATGCATCTACTACTGGAGCCGCCAACGTTTTTTAAACAAGAATTGAGTGCGTACCAACAAGGCACTGTCTATTCAAGGAAAACCTCTACTTCGGCCCAGAATGCCCCTCTTAATTTTTGTTAAGATGATCCATCTAATGAATGTATTAATGTAGAACATGATATACCTCAACAAGGCAACTTTCCTACATGCTTTTTTTGTAATTCAGGGAACAATCATGTCAACGCTCCTTGTAATGTAACATGTTTTTAATATAAATTCATTTCGTAGGTTGACCAAAAAATAAGTACTTGGAAACTCCCCATTGACCAATCGAATTTTTCCAAAATGAGAATGCAGTAGGTGAGATAAGGAGTATGTGATTGGTGTCTTGGATTTATTGAGTGATAGTTTTTCAGAGCCATATTTTACTTATACCACCAGAATACCTTATTTTTCAGAACCATATTTAACTAATACGACCAGAGTACTTTCTACTTCTAATAGGCCATGAACTAGATCAGAATTGTTGATGTACGAATCTCATATTGATAGCTGACAATATTGGGACCCTACATATAAGGCGTAGGGTTCTTTTAATGACGTGAGACCTTTTGGAAAATCTGTACGAGCTTAGTCCAAAATGGATAATATCACATCTtattaagaatatttttgtgttgGTTAAGCTCAACATGAATCTTTCTTAGCAAGTCCGCAAGAAGTGATCCCACATTTTATCGAGTCTGAATAAACCAAAAGTCTTGAGCGACCGATCCGGCAAAATATCTCAAAAGATAAAGAAGTATCATTAATTTCTTCATACTCATTTCTAATAAATTAGAAAGAGTTGAATTAGGAACCATTATGTTTCATCTGTGTCAGTTTAAGTTTCTTCTTCCATATTGGTTGAATTTACTTTTGCTGTGAGAATCAATGTTTTTTAGTTAGTTTTTCTTGTTTGTCATTCCTACTTTGTCAACCATTTTAACAATTAAGCTCCAAGTGGTTATTTTTTCAGGTCATTTGCTCACTGTTTAACACGGAACAAGATGTGAGTTTTCAGTTTTCTAGAGGTTAATAACTTATTCAGgttattatatatttatgtttGTTGCAGAATGGTAAAAACTGGTATTTCACCCTGATTGCACTTTAGGTTCAACAAACATGTGTTCATTGTGGGGTTTGTATGGGGAAGTACTATTGCTCAAAATGCAACTTCTTTGATGATGATGTAAGTTTCTGAAGATCATTCTACTCAAACATTCTTGGTTCACTGTATGTCGTATTCTTAATCTTGATAATTTCTATTTTTAGGTTTCCAAGGATCAATACCACTGTGATAAATGCGGAATCTGCAGGATCAAGTCTTACTAATATTGCTCTAAACTTTCAGTTCTTCGATACATTTTCCTAAACGTTTTCATTCATATGAACACAAAGTCAACGATATCTGAGAAATTGACCTGGCCTGGTCATTAAACATTTCATCTGAAATCTCTTATGAGGAGAAATTTTAGTAAGAAATGGCAAAACACTTGCTGGTTAGTTAGCCATAGATGCTTCATCTCGTTCATTAGAATTTACTTGTGGGCTGTGATTGATCATGGATAGTATTGGAGTGAAAATTAGGACATATTACTTAACATGCATGCATTTTATGTTTGAAGTGTGTTATATCATGTCTaatatttcccttttttttttcatttcctgCTCAAAATGCTTAAATGCAGAACTGGTGGCAACAATAATTTCTTTCACTGCAACAGATGTGGTGAGTGAGATGCTTTACTCTTATGGATGAAATCCTATTCTGCAACAAAAGCTCCTACGACCATTAGTGTTTTGTTTAGTTGATTATTTACAGAAACATAAAATCTATTAACCTTTCTTTTTCCCTGCTTTCAGACTGCTGTTATTCAAATATGATGAAGGAATCACATATTTGTGTAGAAAGAGCAATGCACCATAATTGCCCTGTTTGCTTTGAGACAAGTGCTAAATTTGAGGAAAAACGAAATTTAGAAGGTGTAATTGAAATggcaatttatttatttattgtcacTTTGTGCAGTATATTTTTGACACTACAAAGAATATTACTGTCTTGCCTTGTGGGCACACAATGCATCTGGAATGTGTGATACAAATAGAACAACATTTCCAGTAAGCTTTCAGTTATTGTTGTTCTTATGTTTTAAGTCCGCTGAAAGATACTGATTACTGTCCTGTTTGCTCAAGATCATATTGTGATATGTCTCGTGTTTGGAAAAAACTAGACCAGGAGTTACGCATATGGCAACCTgattaaaattattttcaaatattttcttcaCACTGATTAACTTCATCTATATTCTAATTCTAGGTTGCGTCGACACctatggcagaaatgtatcaaaACAAGATGGTAAGAGAAAGTCATATCTGCCTTTGAGATTTTACGCAAGTATGATACTCCTATTTTGTGTTTGAATTTCTGCGTCAATTATTCAGGTTTGGATTCTTTGCAATGACTGCGGGGAAACATCAGAGGTTAACTTCCATATTGTCGCACGTAAGTGCCTTAACTGTAAGTCCTATAACACAAGGCAGACGAGAGGAGGCCCAAGTTCATGCTCATCTAGCATTGAAGAAATTGTTAGATGAGGTTTAAGGTTCTTAAATGGAAACCTAAGAGCGCCATTCTGTTTCACGTTGTTGTTGTCAAATGTCAACCATCGATCGTTGTATCAATGTTCAAGGCAAGTTCAAGGCAACATCATTTTAGGGTATTGATTTAGCTGTGAACTTTGTGGATCTTTTGGCTTTATCCTTTACGACAACAAttacgacaacaacaacaataactacgCGTCAATCCCAAATAAATTGAGAAACCGAAGTGTATTGAAAATTGGGATGGTTTGGTTCATTGGCCCAACAACACCCTGGGATTAGGTTCACTTCTAGTCTAGAATTAGAAAGAAGACCAAGTAGTCTAAGGCTTGTTAGTGAGCTAGTCTAACCAAAAAACCTTAAGCCATTTTTTCATAAT from Nicotiana tabacum cultivar K326 chromosome 24, ASM71507v2, whole genome shotgun sequence includes:
- the LOC107826450 gene encoding E3 ubiquitin-protein ligase RZFP34-like, coding for MLKCRTGGNNNFFHCNRCDCCYSNMMKESHICVERAMHHNCPVCFETSAKFEEKRNLEGCVDTYGRNVSKQDGLDSLQ